A region of Pseudoalteromonas aliena SW19 DNA encodes the following proteins:
- a CDS encoding IS4 family transposase yields the protein MHLGKLLHKTFSNTAGIIDKRNHCTLMKAVETLCQHKFLSIAALGRKLKSNAKVKHNIKRIDRLFGNPRVLHSRYHYYQEITRRVIGQIRRPCVTIDWSGLTPCGEFHLLRAAVPVKGRAMTIYEQSFRECEYMKQSVHKDFLKTLKSILPSDCKPIIVTDAGFRNPWFKLVLKFGWDFLGRVRHQTQYQKPEDDTCWSPVKTLYSKATAKPAYLFETQLAKANSLSGHFYLFKSKPKQRKKKNLRGKTIRCSVSLKHAKGATEPWLLFTSLCNINYSAQDMVKIYSQRMQIEESFRDLKNTSNGLNLRHCRSYEKGRLNIALLIALIANFILWLAGLTAKILNVHRSFQANTIKDRNVLSSFSLGTQYFEKFGYKIKLKTFLEALKQLNKDCRECL from the coding sequence ATGCACTTGGGTAAATTATTACATAAAACTTTTTCTAACACAGCGGGTATTATTGATAAGCGTAACCACTGCACATTAATGAAAGCTGTAGAAACACTCTGCCAACATAAGTTCTTATCCATTGCTGCTTTAGGGCGAAAATTAAAGAGCAACGCGAAGGTTAAACACAATATTAAACGAATAGATAGGTTATTTGGCAACCCTCGCGTCCTGCATTCTCGCTACCATTATTACCAAGAAATTACTCGCCGCGTTATAGGTCAAATTAGACGCCCATGCGTGACGATTGATTGGTCAGGGTTAACACCTTGTGGCGAGTTTCATTTATTACGAGCAGCAGTGCCAGTTAAAGGTCGAGCAATGACAATCTATGAGCAAAGCTTTCGTGAATGTGAATACATGAAGCAAAGCGTGCATAAGGATTTCCTCAAAACACTTAAATCAATATTACCTTCTGATTGCAAGCCGATCATCGTTACCGATGCAGGATTTCGTAACCCTTGGTTTAAATTAGTGCTTAAATTTGGTTGGGATTTTTTAGGCAGAGTGAGGCATCAAACACAATATCAAAAGCCAGAAGATGATACGTGTTGGTCACCAGTAAAAACACTTTATTCTAAAGCGACAGCAAAACCCGCTTATCTATTTGAAACACAACTCGCTAAAGCCAATTCATTGAGTGGTCACTTTTACTTGTTTAAATCAAAGCCTAAACAAAGAAAAAAGAAAAATCTTCGAGGAAAAACGATTCGCTGCAGCGTAAGCTTGAAACATGCTAAAGGCGCCACGGAGCCATGGTTATTATTTACCTCACTGTGCAATATTAATTATTCAGCGCAAGATATGGTTAAAATTTACAGCCAGCGAATGCAGATAGAAGAGTCCTTTCGAGACTTAAAAAACACGAGTAATGGTTTGAACTTACGTCATTGTCGTAGCTATGAAAAAGGCCGCTTGAATATCGCATTATTGATTGCATTAATTGCTAATTTTATCCTTTGGCTAGCAGGTTTAACGGCAAAAATATTGAATGTGCATAGAAGCTTTCAGGCGAATACGATAAAGGATAGAAACGTGCTGTCTAGCTTTAGTTTGGGGACGCAATACTTCGAAAAATTTGGTTATAAAATAAAACTGAAAACTTTTTTAGAAGCACTCAAGCAATTAAATAAGGATTGCCGTGAGTGCTTGTAG
- a CDS encoding AbiJ-NTD4 domain-containing protein, with the protein MSTYETYSKRQARLNGDQVDVYQYDYLPDKLKNQIIHIWNDVIGNYENWDNGHVYQIYGHFHNILCREMGVFELPHNNLLTKDKPSLAIINFFTKAQRINQNLDVIELIFRGINSFHDRFNKDEVEKP; encoded by the coding sequence ATGAGTACCTATGAAACTTACTCTAAACGACAAGCTAGATTAAATGGCGATCAAGTTGATGTTTACCAATATGACTACTTGCCTGATAAATTGAAAAATCAAATTATTCATATTTGGAATGATGTGATCGGTAACTATGAAAATTGGGATAATGGTCATGTGTACCAAATATATGGACACTTTCATAATATTTTGTGTCGAGAAATGGGCGTATTTGAACTTCCACATAATAATTTATTGACCAAAGATAAACCAAGTTTAGCAATAATAAATTTTTTTACTAAAGCCCAAAGAATAAATCAGAACCTTGACGTTATTGAGCTGATTTTTAGAGGGATAAATAGTTTTCACGATAGATTCAATAAAGATGAAGTTGAAAAGCCATAA
- a CDS encoding STM4504/CBY_0614 family protein — MRLKENAVGYQFLNNEIIRIDSEIIHAEAVVPALRLLNLKDYEGAEAEFLKAHEAYRKGENSTAIIECNNAFESVMKVIIHKQGWLYDSAENATDSSERKAKTRASASGLIKICFENKLFPDYLQSQLTSLRTLLESSIPTIRNKNGPHGAGLQTVDIPTSLASFTLHMTASTILFLIESEKNLAIIERI, encoded by the coding sequence ATTCGACTCAAAGAAAATGCGGTAGGTTACCAATTCTTAAATAATGAAATTATCCGAATTGATTCTGAGATCATACACGCAGAAGCAGTTGTACCAGCTTTAAGGTTACTCAACCTAAAAGATTATGAAGGTGCAGAAGCTGAGTTTCTAAAGGCTCATGAAGCATACAGAAAAGGTGAAAATAGCACTGCTATTATAGAGTGCAATAATGCTTTTGAAAGTGTAATGAAAGTTATCATTCATAAACAAGGTTGGCTTTATGATTCAGCTGAAAATGCAACTGATTCTTCTGAAAGGAAAGCTAAGACAAGAGCAAGTGCTAGTGGTTTAATTAAAATATGCTTTGAAAATAAGTTATTTCCAGATTATTTACAATCTCAATTGACTTCTTTAAGAACATTGCTTGAAAGTAGTATACCAACTATAAGAAACAAAAATGGTCCTCATGGGGCTGGTTTACAGACTGTAGATATTCCCACTTCATTAGCATCGTTCACGCTGCATATGACTGCTTCAACAATATTGTTCCTAATAGAGTCAGAAAAAAATTTAGCAATTATTGAAAGGATTTAA
- a CDS encoding IS4 family transposase — translation MHLGKLLHKTFSNTAGIIDKRNHCTLMKAVETLCQHKFLSIAALGRKLKSNAKVKHNIKRIDRLFGNPRVQHSRYHYYQEITRRVIGQIRRPCVTIDWSGLTPCGEFHLLRAAVPVKGRAMTIYEQSFRECEYMKQSVHKDFLKTLKSILPSDCKPIIVTDAGFRNPWFKLVLKFGWDFLGRVRHQTQYQKPEDDTCWSPVKTLYSKATAKPAYLFETQLAKANSLSGHFYLFKSKPKQRKKKNLRGKTIRCSVSLKHAKGATEPWLLFTSLCNINYSAQDMVKIYSQRMQIEESFRDLKNTSNGLNLRHCRSYEKGRLNIALLIALIANFILWLAGLTAKILNVHRSFQANTIKDRNVLSSFSLGTQYFEKFGYKIKLKTFLEALKQLNKDCRECL, via the coding sequence ATGCACTTGGGTAAATTATTACATAAAACTTTTTCTAACACAGCGGGTATTATTGATAAGCGTAACCACTGCACATTAATGAAAGCTGTAGAAACACTCTGCCAACATAAGTTCTTATCCATTGCTGCTTTAGGGCGAAAATTAAAGAGCAACGCGAAGGTTAAACACAATATTAAACGAATAGATAGGTTATTTGGCAACCCTCGCGTCCAGCATTCTCGCTACCATTATTACCAAGAAATTACTCGCCGCGTTATAGGTCAAATTAGACGCCCATGTGTGACGATTGATTGGTCTGGGTTAACACCTTGTGGCGAGTTTCATTTATTACGAGCAGCAGTGCCAGTTAAAGGTCGAGCAATGACAATCTATGAGCAAAGCTTTCGTGAATGTGAATACATGAAGCAAAGCGTGCATAAGGATTTCCTCAAAACACTTAAATCAATATTACCTTCTGATTGCAAGCCGATCATCGTTACCGATGCAGGATTTCGTAACCCTTGGTTTAAATTAGTGCTTAAATTTGGTTGGGATTTTTTAGGCAGAGTGAGGCATCAAACACAATATCAAAAGCCAGAAGATGATACGTGTTGGTCACCAGTAAAAACACTTTATTCTAAAGCGACAGCAAAACCCGCTTATCTATTTGAAACACAACTCGCTAAAGCCAATTCATTGAGTGGTCACTTTTACTTGTTTAAATCAAAGCCTAAACAAAGAAAAAAGAAAAATCTTCGAGGAAAAACGATTCGCTGCAGCGTAAGCTTGAAACATGCTAAAGGCGCCACGGAGCCATGGTTATTATTTACCTCACTGTGCAATATTAATTATTCAGCGCAAGATATGGTTAAAATTTACAGCCAGCGAATGCAGATAGAAGAGTCCTTTCGAGACTTAAAAAACACGAGTAATGGTTTGAACTTACGTCATTGTCGTAGCTATGAAAAAGGCCGCTTGAATATCGCATTATTGATTGCATTAATTGCTAATTTTATCCTTTGGCTAGCAGGTTTAACGGCAAAAATATTGAATGTGCATAGAAGCTTTCAGGCGAATACGATAAAGGATAGAAACGTGCTGTCTAGCTTTAGTTTGGGGACGCAATACTTCGAAAAATTTGGTTATAAAATAAAACTGAAAACTTTTTTAGAAGCACTCAAGCAATTAAATAAGGATTGCCGTGAGTGCTTGTAG
- a CDS encoding class I SAM-dependent DNA methyltransferase: MSANALYTDLSDYYDLMCADIDYQAQSNSIHRLHQIFGNSGNIHLDLACGTGPHVRHFIDNGYQSSGLDINQPMLDKAKIRCPEAQFSLQNMSEFKVTKHVDLITCFLYSIHYCDGINKLKECLASVHNALNVGGIFCFNTVDKNKIDSDSFVEHTATSENSFFTFRSGWHYSGSGSKQLLKLSIEKTTADKTLVWHDEHPMVAFSYTELKEALKPYFEIQIFEHDYDKITLWAERSGNAIFVCVKI; encoded by the coding sequence ATGTCCGCAAACGCGCTTTACACAGACCTTTCTGATTACTACGACTTAATGTGCGCAGATATAGATTATCAAGCCCAGAGCAATTCTATTCACAGGCTGCACCAAATTTTTGGTAATAGCGGAAATATCCATCTCGATTTAGCCTGTGGTACAGGTCCGCATGTACGCCACTTTATTGATAACGGCTATCAAAGTAGTGGGCTTGATATTAATCAGCCAATGCTTGATAAAGCAAAAATTCGTTGCCCAGAAGCACAATTTTCATTGCAAAACATGAGTGAATTTAAAGTCACCAAGCACGTGGATTTAATTACCTGCTTTTTGTATTCAATCCATTACTGCGATGGCATTAATAAGTTAAAAGAGTGCCTTGCCAGTGTACATAATGCATTAAACGTGGGTGGAATATTTTGTTTTAACACGGTTGATAAAAACAAAATCGACAGCGATTCATTTGTAGAGCACACCGCAACAAGCGAAAATAGCTTCTTCACATTTCGCTCAGGTTGGCACTACAGTGGCAGCGGTAGCAAACAGTTATTAAAACTCAGCATAGAAAAAACCACCGCAGACAAAACACTCGTATGGCACGACGAGCACCCAATGGTTGCTTTTAGTTATACCGAGCTTAAAGAAGCCCTAAAGCCGTACTTCGAAATCCAGATATTTGAACATGACTACGACAAAATAACCCTATGGGCAGAGCGCTCAGGCAACGCCATTTTTGTCTGCGTAAAAATTTAA
- the queE gene encoding 7-carboxy-7-deazaguanine synthase QueE: MYKINEVFETIQGEASFTGTPSIFLRLQGCPVGCSWCDTKQTWDVDNVYKVSLDETVEKKADSDHWANASAEQILALFQSRGYTAKHVVITGGEPCMFDLNPVCNLLHEHGFSTQIETSGTFEILAPEQTWVTVSPKINMRGGYEVLTSAMKRANEIKHPVAMQKHVEELEELFAKTGVNPKLVYLQPISQKVSATKLAIDTCIAKNWRLSIQVHKYLGIS; encoded by the coding sequence TTGTACAAAATTAATGAAGTGTTTGAAACCATTCAAGGTGAAGCTAGCTTTACTGGCACACCCTCAATATTTTTACGCCTGCAAGGCTGCCCTGTAGGTTGCTCTTGGTGCGACACTAAGCAAACGTGGGATGTTGATAATGTATATAAAGTATCGCTGGATGAAACCGTAGAAAAAAAAGCCGACTCAGATCATTGGGCTAACGCCAGTGCAGAGCAAATTTTAGCCTTGTTTCAATCGCGTGGGTATACCGCAAAGCATGTTGTAATTACCGGCGGCGAGCCATGCATGTTTGATTTAAATCCAGTCTGTAACTTATTACACGAACACGGGTTTAGCACACAAATAGAAACCAGCGGCACGTTTGAAATACTCGCACCAGAGCAAACATGGGTAACGGTATCGCCAAAAATTAATATGCGCGGCGGTTACGAAGTACTTACCAGCGCGATGAAGCGTGCAAACGAGATTAAACACCCCGTTGCTATGCAAAAGCACGTAGAAGAGCTAGAAGAATTATTTGCTAAAACAGGCGTTAACCCAAAGCTTGTTTATTTACAGCCAATTAGCCAAAAAGTATCAGCAACTAAACTCGCAATCGACACCTGTATTGCTAAAAACTGGCGCCTATCAATACAAGTGCATAAGTATTTAGGAATTAGTTAA
- the queC gene encoding 7-cyano-7-deazaguanine synthase QueC has product MTQKVVVIYSGGMDSFTVLNKALQQGHDVYALSFDYGQRHVKELKVAASVCEKLNVPHKIVDISAINQLIGGSSLTDDIDVPEGHYEEESMKSTIVPNRNMILLSLAVGYAVSLKAGQVYYGAHSGDHAIYPDCRPEFVQKMDDVCRIANYDAVEIFSPYLNNTKIGILTDGIEMGLDYSQTWTCYNGREKACGKCGACQERLEAFALNNITDPLEYE; this is encoded by the coding sequence ATGACGCAAAAAGTAGTTGTTATTTATTCCGGCGGTATGGATTCATTTACCGTATTAAATAAAGCCCTGCAACAAGGCCATGATGTATATGCCCTTTCATTTGACTATGGGCAGCGTCATGTAAAAGAGCTTAAAGTGGCAGCAAGTGTGTGTGAGAAACTAAACGTGCCGCACAAAATTGTTGATATTTCGGCGATTAACCAACTTATTGGTGGCTCATCACTTACTGATGATATTGATGTGCCTGAAGGCCACTACGAAGAAGAGAGCATGAAAAGTACGATTGTACCTAATCGTAATATGATTTTGCTCTCGCTTGCTGTTGGTTACGCGGTATCACTTAAAGCTGGCCAAGTTTATTACGGCGCTCACTCTGGGGATCATGCTATTTACCCTGACTGCCGTCCTGAATTTGTGCAAAAAATGGATGATGTGTGTCGTATTGCGAACTACGACGCGGTAGAAATTTTTAGCCCGTATTTAAATAATACTAAAATTGGTATTTTAACCGACGGTATTGAAATGGGTTTAGATTACAGCCAAACGTGGACCTGTTATAACGGCCGTGAAAAGGCCTGTGGTAAATGTGGCGCGTGCCAAGAACGCCTTGAAGCATTTGCACTAAATAACATTACAGATCCGTTAGAATACGAATAA
- a CDS encoding methyltransferase family protein yields MLNNKIPPVIVVLFFAGIMALIAHYSVIDFTAFITYLAASLVIIGCAFCIAGVASFKIANTTVNPNKPEQASKLITSGIYKISRNPMYVGFAFILTGWGIWLGSLWAMLCIVGFIAYLTLFQIIPEERALTKLFGEEFTAYKARVKRWL; encoded by the coding sequence ATGTTAAATAATAAAATTCCACCGGTTATTGTTGTGCTGTTTTTTGCAGGCATAATGGCGCTTATTGCGCATTACAGTGTTATTGATTTCACCGCATTTATTACCTACTTAGCGGCAAGTTTAGTCATTATTGGGTGTGCGTTTTGTATTGCGGGTGTGGCGAGTTTTAAAATAGCAAATACCACGGTAAACCCTAATAAACCTGAACAAGCGTCAAAACTTATTACGAGCGGTATTTATAAAATCTCTCGTAATCCAATGTATGTGGGTTTTGCATTTATTTTAACGGGGTGGGGTATTTGGTTAGGCTCGTTGTGGGCAATGCTTTGTATTGTTGGATTTATTGCGTATTTAACGCTTTTTCAAATAATTCCAGAGGAACGCGCGCTCACTAAATTATTTGGCGAAGAGTTTACCGCCTATAAAGCGCGTGTAAAACGCTGGTTGTAA
- a CDS encoding tetratricopeptide repeat-containing response regulator yields the protein MPTKIYSKAKILIVEEQPLAQSYMKQSLERLGFQQLRFADHAKSAKEQCLSEEFDLIVCSFNLSKQQDGYQLYEELRVKRLIKNSTGFIFISAETTGSLVHSVLELQPDDFLVKPFTVQELKVRIERVLKRKHDLQTIYTLIDDGNDPKAITYIDTILNKENNSYSPILLRLKGDALLRLNSKQEAKDFFKSVLNIQKFAWAKVGLVEALIANNEHILAQRMLKTMLERQETRLVALDLLGQLEIKLNQFELAQEFLSQAVKIAPRNISRQKSLSNVSLINHDYETNYLTQKDIASYAKYSIHDHPSIYLNAARAGIDFALTTDQTDQIQRISRQTNQYINDLKKLFPNSSNQAQIDVLNARLHYLKDEHQKAKKLIEQLDDDDVIIGSVDSALDKAKAFHELGFHQKAQTLFTQIINHCEQHPNQEDITYLRYIQQQQSERRDIKIGPKELNNHAVNQFNRGQLNTALEAFTQAFRVMPRNPSIALNLLQCLLDSNKQLGRSFNLELAKKCYALLSKTQLPAEQMQRLDKILDIAKEMKLELETDTKSQK from the coding sequence ATGCCAACTAAGATCTATTCAAAAGCCAAAATACTTATAGTCGAAGAGCAGCCGCTTGCTCAAAGCTATATGAAACAGTCGTTAGAAAGACTTGGCTTTCAACAATTGCGCTTTGCCGATCATGCAAAATCAGCAAAAGAGCAATGCTTAAGTGAAGAGTTTGATCTAATTGTTTGCTCGTTCAATTTAAGTAAACAACAAGATGGCTATCAGCTTTATGAAGAGCTTAGGGTAAAACGCTTAATAAAAAATTCGACTGGATTCATTTTTATTTCTGCAGAAACAACTGGCTCACTGGTGCATAGTGTACTTGAGTTGCAACCCGATGACTTTTTAGTAAAACCATTTACAGTACAAGAATTAAAAGTACGAATAGAGCGTGTTTTAAAGCGTAAACACGATTTACAAACTATTTATACTTTGATCGATGATGGTAACGATCCAAAAGCAATTACATATATAGATACTATTTTAAATAAAGAAAATAATAGCTACAGCCCTATTTTATTACGATTAAAAGGGGATGCACTGCTTCGCTTAAACAGTAAACAAGAAGCTAAAGATTTTTTTAAATCAGTACTTAACATTCAAAAGTTTGCTTGGGCGAAAGTTGGTTTAGTCGAGGCGCTTATAGCTAATAATGAGCACATTCTTGCCCAGCGTATGCTCAAAACTATGTTGGAGCGGCAAGAAACACGCTTAGTTGCTTTAGACTTGTTAGGCCAATTAGAAATAAAACTTAATCAATTTGAATTAGCACAAGAGTTTTTAAGTCAAGCCGTTAAAATTGCTCCGCGTAACATTTCGCGCCAAAAATCGTTAAGTAATGTGTCGTTAATTAATCACGATTACGAAACCAATTATTTAACTCAAAAAGATATAGCAAGCTACGCAAAATACTCTATACACGACCACCCTAGTATCTATCTCAATGCAGCACGTGCAGGCATTGATTTTGCTCTAACAACGGATCAAACGGACCAAATACAACGAATTTCTAGGCAAACAAATCAATATATCAATGATTTAAAAAAGCTATTTCCTAATAGCAGTAATCAAGCTCAAATTGATGTGCTTAATGCCCGATTGCATTATTTAAAAGATGAACATCAAAAAGCAAAAAAACTCATCGAGCAACTTGATGATGACGACGTTATTATTGGCTCAGTTGATAGTGCGCTTGATAAAGCAAAAGCATTTCATGAGTTAGGTTTTCACCAAAAAGCCCAAACACTTTTCACTCAAATAATTAATCATTGTGAGCAACACCCTAATCAAGAAGATATCACTTATTTACGGTACATCCAACAACAACAAAGTGAACGCCGTGATATAAAAATAGGGCCAAAAGAGCTAAACAATCATGCGGTTAATCAATTTAATAGAGGGCAGTTAAATACTGCTTTAGAGGCGTTTACGCAGGCATTTAGGGTCATGCCTCGCAATCCCAGCATTGCACTTAATTTATTACAATGCTTACTTGATTCAAATAAACAACTGGGCCGATCATTTAACCTTGAGCTTGCAAAAAAATGCTACGCCCTGCTTAGTAAAACTCAGCTACCAGCAGAGCAGATGCAGCGTTTAGATAAAATTTTGGATATTGCAAAAGAAATGAAATTAGAACTTGAAACAGACACTAAATCACAAAAGTAA
- the msrB gene encoding peptide-methionine (R)-S-oxide reductase MsrB has protein sequence MLKWNDVINFANNGNPTPSKKVIKTDAQWREQLSENAYYVTRNKGTERPHSSASCTLLEPGKYACVCCDNLLFDADEKFDSGTGWPSFTQPATIEAIGYVSDISHGMERIEVVCNVCDAHLGHIFPDGPLPTGLRYCVNAASMKKL, from the coding sequence ATGTTGAAGTGGAATGATGTTATTAACTTTGCCAATAACGGCAATCCTACACCAAGTAAAAAAGTGATTAAAACGGACGCTCAGTGGCGTGAGCAATTATCAGAGAATGCGTACTACGTAACACGTAATAAAGGCACAGAGCGTCCGCATAGCTCAGCTAGTTGCACATTGTTAGAGCCAGGTAAATACGCGTGTGTTTGTTGCGATAATCTACTTTTTGATGCTGATGAAAAATTTGACAGTGGTACGGGCTGGCCTTCGTTTACACAACCCGCCACAATTGAAGCGATTGGTTATGTGAGTGATATAAGCCATGGCATGGAGCGAATTGAAGTTGTTTGCAACGTGTGTGATGCACATTTGGGGCATATTTTTCCTGATGGCCCATTGCCTACAGGTTTGCGATACTGCGTAAATGCAGCATCAATGAAAAAGCTTTAA
- a CDS encoding DUF2919 domain-containing protein produces the protein MSRYGPEYWDKYGSYRTPIAFHLSLLVLLRGYFIWVIAALSRRPELDLMSLFFKNKNDFFIAITIGSIAIIPTILFCLRRPRDSHSASDRLAKIWQHMRWPLILCAVVDLTWLSIQAAHSHYRFSLFLAVQMMIVLWVLWYLVKSRYLTVFFNDWPEPTEKAAEEKKLLK, from the coding sequence ATGAGCCGATATGGACCCGAATACTGGGATAAGTATGGGAGTTACCGTACTCCTATTGCATTTCATTTGAGTTTGCTGGTGCTCTTACGCGGCTATTTCATTTGGGTTATTGCGGCTTTAAGCCGCAGGCCTGAACTGGATTTAATGTCGTTATTTTTTAAAAATAAAAATGATTTTTTTATCGCAATAACGATTGGTAGTATTGCAATAATACCGACTATTTTATTTTGTTTACGGCGGCCGCGAGACTCACACAGTGCGAGCGACAGGTTAGCCAAAATTTGGCAGCATATGCGCTGGCCTCTTATTTTATGTGCTGTTGTTGATTTAACATGGTTAAGTATTCAAGCCGCACATAGTCATTATCGATTTTCATTATTTTTAGCAGTACAAATGATGATTGTTTTATGGGTGCTGTGGTATTTAGTTAAGAGCCGTTATTTAACCGTTTTTTTTAACGATTGGCCTGAGCCAACAGAAAAAGCAGCCGAAGAGAAAAAGTTACTTAAATAG
- a CDS encoding DUF3392 family protein produces MDSILHFLNTLQLDTGQWLLGYVNNIAMLLTVCLVSLYANDVIKLTKSTVTRYNFVIRVLCFVLITAFGFGFIVVWLSPLIAKGLLFFGKKWLTATLIVAFFILGTIADKKNQL; encoded by the coding sequence ATGGATAGTATTTTACATTTTTTGAACACACTACAACTAGACACAGGGCAATGGCTGCTTGGTTACGTAAATAATATCGCAATGTTATTAACGGTGTGTTTAGTGTCGTTATATGCCAATGACGTGATCAAGCTAACAAAAAGCACAGTTACCAGGTATAACTTTGTGATTAGAGTTTTGTGCTTTGTATTAATTACCGCTTTTGGCTTTGGTTTTATCGTTGTATGGTTAAGCCCTTTAATAGCCAAAGGGTTGTTATTCTTTGGAAAAAAATGGCTGACTGCGACACTCATCGTTGCATTTTTTATTCTTGGTACGATTGCAGATAAAAAGAATCAACTATGA